One genomic segment of Primulina tabacum isolate GXHZ01 chromosome 9, ASM2559414v2, whole genome shotgun sequence includes these proteins:
- the LOC142556716 gene encoding protein atp11, mitochondrial-like isoform X1 has translation MRYLSSKVARRVCFSVATFCGSASCSFISHEHTYTSFSTMGRIFEGMHKSAISDNFLKWGSLGFHRTLSFATGFTPLLLKPLEEIIDIQRAKNKSSEELADIWDDYHLGRGHIGASIKAKLYHLVEHRAADCRYFVIPLWKGSGYTTMFVQVQMPHMLFTGLEDYKARGTQAAPYFTVSCYT, from the exons ATGCGGTATTTGAGTTCCAAGGtagcaaggagagtatgttttTCAGTGGCGACTTTCTGTGGCAGTGCTTCATGTTCTTTTATATCCCATGAACATACTTACACTTCCTTCTCAACTATGGGACGAATATTTGAGGGTATGCACAAGTCTGCTATTTCCGATAATTTCTTGAAGTGGGGTTCACTTGGCTTCCACAGGACATTGAGTTTCGCGACTGGATTTACCCCATTACTATTAAAGCCTTTGGAGGAAATCATCGATATTCAGAGGGCAAAGAATAAGTCATCCGAAGAACTTGCCGATATTTGGGACGAT TATCACTTGGGGAGGGGCCATATCGGTGCATCAATTAAAGCAAAACTATACCATTTGGTGGAGCACAGAGCAGCAGAT TGCCGTTATTTTGTAATTCCATTGTGGAAAGGAAGCGGCTATACAACAATGTTTGTGCAAG TTCAAATGCCACACATGCTTTTCACTGGTCTTGAAGATTATAAAGCGAGAGGAACCCAAGCCGCTCCGTACTTTACTGTTTCATGCTACACATAA
- the LOC142556715 gene encoding protein DMP6-like encodes MEICQKQQKLQEMESNVENESSHDCYEQELPLLVEKAPPEIDRNLIQQAISQTFESTAHLANLLPTGTVLIFQLLSPIFTNQGHCDPVSRILTAVLVSLCGLSCFFLCFTDSIEDQKGNVCYGLATFRGFWIIDGSLHLQPEVAAKYRLKFIDFAHAWMSILVFGAITLFDQSVVGCFYPNPSDEIQEIVTALPVGIGAICSMLFVVFPTRRHGIGFPVAPSLMMF; translated from the coding sequence ATGGAAATATGCCAAAAGCAGCAAAAACTCCAAGAAATGGAGAGTAATGTGGAAAACGAATCATCCCACGATTGTTACGAACAAGAACTCCCTTTACTCGTTGAGAAAGCACCACCCGAAATCGATAGAAACCTCATCCAACAAGCCATTAGCCAAACGTTTGAAAGCACGGCTCACTTGGCCAACCTTCTACCAACAGGAACTGTCCTAATTTTCCAGCTTCTTTCTCCAATATTCACTAACCAAGGTCACTGTGATCCAGTTAGCCGTATCTTGACCGCGGTTTTAGTTTCCCTTTGCGGGTTGTCTTGTTTCTTCTTGTGTTTTACGGATAGCATCGAGGATCAAAAGGGTAACGTGTGCTACGGCTTGGCCACGTTTCGCGGTTTCTGGATCATCGACGGATCATTGCATCTTCAACCTGAGGTCGCGGCAAAGTATAGGCTCAAGTTTATCGATTTTGCGCATGCGTGGATGTCAATACTGGTATTTGGGGCAATCACTTTGTTCGATCAGAGTGTGGTGGGGTGCTTTTACCCGAATCCTTCGGATGAAATACAAGAGATAGTTACCGCACTTCCTGTGGGGATTGGGGCCATCTGCAGCATGTTATTCGTTGTTTTCCCGACGAGACGACATGGAATCGGTTTCCCTGTCGCGCCCAGTTTAATGATGTTTTAA
- the LOC142556716 gene encoding uncharacterized protein LOC142556716 isoform X2 — MRYLSSKVARRVCFSVATFCGSASCSFISHEHTYTSFSTMGRIFEGMHKSAISDNFLKWGSLGFHRTLSFATGFTPLLLKPLEEIIDIQRAKNKSSEELADIWDDYHLGRGHIGASIKAKLYHLVEHRAADCSNATHAFHWS, encoded by the exons ATGCGGTATTTGAGTTCCAAGGtagcaaggagagtatgttttTCAGTGGCGACTTTCTGTGGCAGTGCTTCATGTTCTTTTATATCCCATGAACATACTTACACTTCCTTCTCAACTATGGGACGAATATTTGAGGGTATGCACAAGTCTGCTATTTCCGATAATTTCTTGAAGTGGGGTTCACTTGGCTTCCACAGGACATTGAGTTTCGCGACTGGATTTACCCCATTACTATTAAAGCCTTTGGAGGAAATCATCGATATTCAGAGGGCAAAGAATAAGTCATCCGAAGAACTTGCCGATATTTGGGACGAT TATCACTTGGGGAGGGGCCATATCGGTGCATCAATTAAAGCAAAACTATACCATTTGGTGGAGCACAGAGCAGCAGATTG TTCAAATGCCACACATGCTTTTCACTGGTCTTGA
- the LOC142555931 gene encoding protein IQ-DOMAIN 9-like, with protein sequence MGSGVWFKNIITRKKAKGNRSQKSQKYSASDKSNGHNEEVLGKDCPVLANGTSEGDHIRIRVENRAATRIQTVYRAYRARKKYRQMKGMSRFKDLVQCDSVKKQASTTLRHLHSWSRIQTQVRARRVHMVTQGRLRQKNLENKMKLEAKLHDLEVDWSGGSETMDEALARIHQREEAAVRRERAMAYAFSHQWRANSDPNFGSGNYELGKENWGWSWMDRWIAARPWESRVPTSASPKKAPSLQASKTPKNKTPPTIKASVKVKLASPNGKAARRSRKLSYEASEKTSVPKVNAKAEDGETKNEQDES encoded by the exons ATGGGTTCGGGAGTTTGGTTTAAGAATATAATCACTAGAAAGAAAGCCAAGGGTAACAGATCACAAAAATCGCAG AAATATTCAGCATCTGACAAGTCAAATGGCCACAATGAGGAAGTCTTGGGGAAAGATTGTCCTGTATTGGCCAATGGGACTTCTGAGGGAGACCATATACGGATCCGAGTTGAGAATAGGGCTGCAACTCGAATTCAGACCGTGTATCGAGCATATAGG GCTCGGAAGAAATATCGCCAAATGAAAGGAATGTCAAGGTTCAAGGATCTGGTGCAATGTGATTCTGTCAAGAAGCAAGCATCAACCACGCTACGTCATCTCCACTCATGGAGCAGAATTCAAACCCAGGTTAGAGCTCGGCGAGTTCATATGGTTACTCAAGGTCGACTCAGGCAGAAGAACCTCGAGAATAAGATGAAGCTCGAAGCAAAGCTTCATGACCTCGAG GTGGACTGGAGTGGAGGTTCTGAGACAATGGATGAAGCTCTTGcaagaatacatcaaagagaAGAAGCAGCAGTGAGGCGGGAGCGAGCTATGGCATATGCCTTTTCTCATCAG TGGAGGGCCAACTCCGATCCGAATTTTGGATCAGGAAACTATGAACTTGGCAAAGAAAATTGGGGCTGGAGCTGGATGGACCGGTGGATTGCTGCTCGACCTTGGGAGAGCCGAGTTCCAACATCAGCAAGTCCAAAGAAAGCACCAAGTCTCCAGGCAAGCAAGACTCCTAAAAACAAAACTCCTCCCACGATCAAAGCATCAGTTAAAGTCAAGTTAGCTTCTCCTAATGGAAAGGCTGCTAGAAGATCTCGAAAACTGTCTTATGAAGCATCTGAGAAAACATCTGTTCCGAAAGTGAACGCCAAAGCCGAAGATGGTGAAACCAAGAATGAACAGGATGAATCCTAA
- the LOC142555929 gene encoding uncharacterized protein At4g28440-like — protein MATKAPPRRSQKIGTAAVEKPGLRKPVFVKVDALKPGTTGHTVLVKVVTSTTVLNKKPRNLNFRGSQNQNTRISECLVGDETGTILFTARNDQVELMKPGNTVILRNSKIDMFKGSMRLAVDKWGLVEVTEPANFVVKEDNNLSLIEYELVNVVDES, from the exons ATGGCGACTAAGGCCCCTCCGAGAAGATCGCAGAAAATCGGAACCGCCGCTGTGGAAAAGCCCGGACTTAGGAAGCCGGTGTTTGTCAAAGTCGATGCCTTGAAACCGGGGACAACCGGGCATACAGTCTTGGTGAAAGTGGTGACCTCGACTACTGTCCTCAACAAGAAACCCCGGAACCTCAATTTTCGTGGTTCGCAGAACCAGAATACTAGAATCTCTGAATGCCTTGTCGGGGACGAAACTGGGACTATACTCTTCACTGCTCGTAACGACCAAG TTGAGCTGATGAAGCCAGGTAATACTGTGATACTTCGGAATTCAAAGATTGACATGTTCAAAGGGTCCATGAGGCTGGCTGTGGATAAATGGGGACTCGTTGAAGTCACTGAACCAGCAAATTTTGTGGTCAAAGAGGACAATAATCTGTCCCTAATCGAGTACGAGTTGGTTAATGTGGTGGATGAATCTTGA
- the LOC142555930 gene encoding uncharacterized protein LOC142555930 codes for MASSVAMKLSFVLLLALFSSMKTQARDSQFFDKVSPTTTNVAPNKEQPLHNQQQEPNFLPENENGYGLYSHESGQLPPSATTATTTTTAEPTTTTSTTAEPLHKYLPKNYNPVAYVTEPENVQDRSNSFSEDTYTNNLKYNDEENSNYKDGQNYYDNQADQQEYQTREPKYRSYTANTFTANNRYSNDNFNYNGGSSFNSGPQGLSDTRFDSRENNFYNGDEESSFQPQGMSDTRSLENGKYFYDINNEKYSENHPYEGLKGVRARNEYNDRNYYGNSYQNQYEFPKEQNLP; via the coding sequence ATGGCTTCCTCTGTGGCCATGAAACTTTCGTTCGTCCTCCTCCTTGCGCTGTTTTCCTCCATGAAAACACAAGCAAGAGACAGCCAATTCTTTGACAAAGTGTCCCCCACAACCACCAATGTTGCCCCAAACAAAGAGCAACCTCTCCACAACCAACAACAAGAACCCAATTTCCTGCCGGAAAATGAAAATGGCTACGGACTTTACAGCCACGAATCTGGCCAACTTCCTCCCTCCGCCACCACAGCCACCACCACCACAACAGCCGAACCCACCACCACCACTTCCACAACCGCTGAACCCCTCCACAAATACCTACCAAAGAACTACAACCCCGTGGCCTATGTAACAGAACCAGAAAACGTTCAAGACAGGAGCAATTCGTTCTCAGAGGATACTTACACCAACAACCTAAAATACAACGACGAAGAAAACAGCAACTACAAGGACGGCCAAAACTACTACGACAACCAGGCTGATCAGCAAGAATATCAGACACGAGAGCCAAAGTACAGAAGCTACACAGCCAACACCTTCACAGCAAACAACAGATACAGCAACGATAACTTCAACTACAACGGTGGCAGCAGTTTCAACAGCGGTCCACAAGGATTATCCGACACCAGGTTCGACAGCCGTGAGAATAACTTCTACAATGGCGACGAAGAAAGCAGCTTCCAGCCACAGGGGATGAGCGACACGAGATCCCTGGAAAATGGGAAGTATTTTTACGACATAAACAACGAGAAATACAGCGAAAACCACCCGTATGAAGGCTTGAAGGGGGTTCGAGCGAGGAACGAATACAATGACAGGAATTACTATGGAAACAGTTACCAGAACCAGTATGAGTTCCCAAAAGAACAGAATTTGCCTTGA